The Desulfovulcanus ferrireducens genome includes a window with the following:
- a CDS encoding DUF4254 domain-containing protein, whose protein sequence is MHEIISKDSLKNLLRDCWSLQLKKVTEWHQNEPGLFLDELDDQSDLRDIVLAQHLCNFKLWHVEDKARRTDVSPEVIANCKREIDGLNQQRNDLIEKMDAWLVQRIETILPKEAKTRYNTETIGSALDRMSILSLKIYHMQEQTQRQDVDKEHITRCREKLVTLWEQHEDLGQSILDLIEEYALGLKRPKVYFQFKMYNDPKLNPELYSRSKG, encoded by the coding sequence ATGCATGAAATAATCAGCAAAGACTCTCTTAAAAATCTCCTTCGTGATTGCTGGAGCCTACAATTAAAAAAAGTGACAGAATGGCATCAGAACGAGCCGGGATTGTTTTTAGACGAATTGGATGACCAAAGTGATTTGAGAGATATAGTTCTGGCCCAGCATTTGTGCAATTTTAAATTGTGGCATGTGGAGGATAAGGCCAGAAGGACAGACGTCAGCCCTGAGGTCATTGCCAATTGTAAAAGAGAAATTGATGGGTTAAACCAGCAGCGCAATGATCTTATTGAGAAGATGGATGCCTGGTTAGTACAAAGGATAGAAACCATACTGCCAAAAGAGGCGAAAACGAGATACAATACTGAAACCATTGGCTCTGCCCTGGACAGGATGTCGATTTTAAGCTTGAAAATTTATCATATGCAGGAGCAGACACAGCGTCAGGACGTTGACAAGGAGCATATTACCCGTTGCCGAGAAAAACTTGTCACTTTGTGGGAACAGCACGAAGATCTGGGGCAAAGTATTCTGGATTTGATCGAAGAATATGCTTTGGGATTAAAAAGACCCAAAGTTTATTTTCAGTTTAAAATGTATAATGATCCAAAGCTTAATCCTGAATTATATAGTAGGTCTAAGGGATAA
- the gatB gene encoding Asp-tRNA(Asn)/Glu-tRNA(Gln) amidotransferase subunit GatB has protein sequence MPEYESVIGLEVHAQLKTKSKIFCSCSTEFGKDPNENTCPVCMGMPGVLPVLNKRAVEYAVKMALAVNCKVNKKSIFARKNYFYPDLPKGYQISQYELPVAEHGYITIQVGGKEKKIGITRIHMEEDAGKSVHSSAENVSFVDLNRTGVPLIEIVSEPDIRSPEEAVAYLKALRSILVYLDICDGNMEEGSFRCDANVSIRPKGQKEFGTRTELKNMNSFRHVQRALEYEIERQIDLVEDGDKVVQETRLYDADKNITKPMRGKEEAHDYRYFPDPDLVPLVLKDEWIEAWQQELPELPAAKQDRFVQEYDLPVYDAEVLTAERDLADFFEQTVKIYNQPKKISNWIMGEVLRELNEAKINISQTKFRPENLAKLIKIIDDGLISGKIGKSIFSEIFNTGQDPEEYVRAKGMVQISDSSALEQVVEEVLASLPSEVERYKSGQTKLLGFFVGQVMKKTKGQANPGLVNKILREKLS, from the coding sequence ATGCCTGAATATGAGAGTGTAATTGGGTTGGAGGTCCATGCCCAACTAAAAACCAAAAGTAAAATTTTTTGTTCATGTTCCACAGAGTTCGGTAAGGATCCCAATGAGAATACCTGTCCGGTATGTATGGGTATGCCCGGGGTGTTGCCGGTACTGAATAAAAGGGCGGTGGAATATGCCGTTAAGATGGCATTGGCCGTGAATTGTAAGGTTAACAAAAAGTCAATTTTTGCCCGCAAAAATTATTTTTATCCGGATTTACCCAAAGGTTATCAGATTTCACAATACGAACTGCCTGTGGCTGAGCATGGCTATATTACTATTCAAGTGGGTGGAAAGGAAAAGAAAATCGGCATCACCCGGATTCATATGGAGGAAGACGCGGGCAAATCAGTTCACTCGTCAGCGGAAAATGTTAGTTTTGTGGATTTGAACCGCACAGGAGTACCCTTGATTGAGATTGTTTCTGAACCGGATATTCGCAGCCCGGAGGAAGCTGTAGCTTACTTAAAGGCCCTGCGTAGTATTTTGGTCTATTTAGATATCTGCGATGGAAACATGGAAGAGGGCAGTTTCCGCTGCGATGCCAATGTTTCTATTCGGCCCAAAGGGCAGAAAGAGTTCGGGACCAGGACTGAACTCAAGAATATGAATTCATTTCGTCACGTGCAGCGGGCTTTAGAATATGAGATAGAGCGTCAGATTGACCTGGTCGAAGATGGTGACAAAGTGGTTCAGGAAACCAGGCTCTATGATGCAGATAAAAATATTACCAAGCCCATGCGTGGTAAAGAAGAGGCCCATGATTATCGTTACTTCCCGGATCCTGATCTGGTACCATTGGTGCTGAAAGATGAGTGGATTGAGGCCTGGCAACAAGAGCTTCCGGAATTACCTGCTGCCAAACAGGACAGGTTTGTTCAGGAATACGATTTGCCGGTTTATGATGCGGAGGTGTTAACTGCGGAGAGAGATCTGGCAGATTTTTTTGAACAGACAGTAAAAATTTACAACCAGCCCAAAAAAATCAGCAACTGGATTATGGGCGAAGTCTTGCGCGAACTTAACGAGGCCAAAATAAATATTAGCCAGACTAAATTCAGACCGGAGAATTTGGCCAAACTGATAAAAATAATTGATGATGGTTTGATTAGCGGTAAAATCGGGAAGAGCATTTTCTCCGAAATTTTTAATACGGGTCAGGATCCCGAAGAATATGTTCGCGCCAAGGGCATGGTTCAGATCTCTGATAGCAGTGCTTTGGAACAGGTAGTGGAAGAGGTTTTGGCCAGTTTGCCCAGCGAAGTTGAGAGGTATAAGAGCGGTCAGACCAAGTTGCTCGGTTTTTTTGTTGGTCAAGTGATGAAAAAGACAAAAGGCCAGGCCAATCCAGGTTTGGTGAATAAAATTTTGAGAGAAAAGTTGAGTTAA
- the mtnA gene encoding S-methyl-5-thioribose-1-phosphate isomerase, whose translation MNHIYFDPEKNALVLLDQRCLPLKEEWFLCTNLEDVIYALKEMVVRGAPAIGVTAAFGCYLLAREAAAAGDWKAKIDQGLNELSQARPTAVNLVWAVDFMRSSWEKSQINSPVELAHLWLELARKILAEDISINRKMGRFGAELLHDGDVVMTHCNAGSLATGGYGTALGVIRAAIEAGKKIEVIANETRPFLQGARLTAYELKQDGIPVKVACDNAAALLMRKGLVNKVIVGADRIARNGDVANKIGTYGVALLAKAHNIPFYVAAPMSTIDPKTPTGDDITIEKRPASEVTHINGQAVVPPGVEVFNFAFDITPNELISAIITEKGVFRPPYSFES comes from the coding sequence ATGAACCACATTTACTTCGACCCAGAAAAGAATGCCCTGGTCCTGCTCGATCAGCGCTGTTTACCTTTAAAGGAGGAGTGGTTTCTCTGCACTAACCTGGAAGATGTAATTTATGCCTTGAAAGAGATGGTCGTTCGAGGAGCACCGGCCATTGGGGTTACAGCGGCTTTTGGTTGTTATTTGTTGGCCCGGGAAGCGGCTGCCGCTGGAGACTGGAAGGCTAAAATAGACCAGGGGCTGAACGAATTATCGCAGGCCAGGCCCACAGCCGTTAATTTAGTTTGGGCTGTGGATTTTATGCGTTCGTCCTGGGAGAAGAGCCAAATCAATTCTCCTGTGGAACTTGCTCATTTGTGGCTTGAGCTGGCCCGGAAAATTCTAGCTGAAGATATAAGTATAAATAGAAAAATGGGTCGGTTTGGTGCGGAGCTGCTACATGATGGAGATGTGGTTATGACTCATTGCAATGCCGGAAGCCTGGCCACGGGTGGATATGGCACGGCCCTAGGAGTTATTCGGGCAGCTATCGAGGCTGGAAAAAAAATTGAGGTCATTGCCAATGAGACAAGGCCTTTTTTGCAGGGGGCAAGGCTTACGGCTTATGAGCTCAAGCAAGATGGTATTCCGGTTAAAGTGGCTTGCGATAATGCCGCGGCCTTACTTATGCGTAAAGGCTTGGTGAACAAGGTCATTGTGGGCGCAGACCGTATTGCCAGAAACGGCGATGTGGCCAATAAGATTGGCACATATGGAGTAGCTCTTCTGGCTAAGGCCCACAATATTCCGTTTTATGTGGCCGCACCAATGTCTACCATTGACCCAAAAACTCCAACCGGTGATGACATTACTATTGAAAAGAGACCGGCCAGTGAAGTAACCCATATCAATGGTCAAGCTGTTGTTCCGCCGGGGGTAGAGGTGTTTAACTTTGCCTTTGATATAACCCCAAACGAGCTTATAAGTGCTATTATTACAGAAAAGGGAGTGTTTAGGCCTCCATATAGTTTTGAGTCGTAA
- a CDS encoding sulfide-dependent adenosine diphosphate thiazole synthase — protein MALDERIVTEAIITKYFEKFKECLDLDVAIVGAGPSGMTAAYKLAENGHKVAIFERKLSIGGGMWGGGMTFNYIVVQEESRRILEEVGLTLEEFKPGYYTVDAVAATTTLASKACLAGAKVFNCMSVEDVVVREENGQKRVCGLVINSSPVEIAGLHVDPLVIHSKFVIEATGHDTELLQTLLRKNDLKLLTPSGKIEGEKSMWAEVAETNTVKNTREVFPGVYVCGMAANASFGSYRMGPIFGGMLLSGEKVAKEIDARLKG, from the coding sequence ATGGCCTTAGATGAAAGAATTGTTACCGAAGCTATTATCACTAAATATTTTGAAAAGTTCAAAGAATGCCTGGACCTGGATGTGGCTATTGTCGGAGCCGGACCTTCAGGTATGACTGCTGCCTATAAGCTGGCTGAAAATGGACATAAGGTTGCCATTTTTGAGCGCAAGTTGTCCATTGGCGGTGGCATGTGGGGCGGAGGAATGACCTTTAATTATATCGTGGTTCAGGAAGAGAGTCGAAGAATTTTAGAAGAAGTTGGCCTGACTTTAGAAGAATTCAAGCCAGGTTATTATACTGTGGATGCCGTGGCAGCCACAACTACTTTGGCTTCAAAGGCCTGTCTTGCCGGTGCCAAAGTTTTTAACTGTATGAGTGTCGAAGATGTAGTGGTTAGAGAAGAAAACGGGCAAAAAAGGGTTTGTGGTTTGGTTATAAATTCCAGCCCCGTGGAAATCGCCGGTTTACACGTAGACCCTCTGGTCATTCATTCCAAGTTTGTAATCGAGGCAACAGGCCATGACACAGAGCTTTTACAGACCTTGCTCAGGAAAAATGATCTCAAGCTTCTCACTCCTTCAGGCAAGATTGAGGGTGAAAAATCCATGTGGGCCGAAGTTGCAGAAACTAACACGGTCAAGAATACTCGAGAAGTTTTCCCAGGTGTATATGTATGTGGAATGGCAGCCAACGCCAGCTTTGGTTCTTATCGTATGGGTCCTATCTTTGGTGGAATGCTTCTGTCCGGGGAGAAGGTGGCCAAAGAGATTGATGCCCGTTTAAAAGGCTAA
- the der gene encoding ribosome biogenesis GTPase Der produces the protein MLPFVVIAGRPNVGKSTLFNRLIGKNKALTHDRPGVTRDRIYGEVRRGGTPFALVDTGGLILDADEGIEKEILAQAQEAIEAADLVLLVVDGREGINPLDEQLAEMLRQSNKPIHLVVNKVDGLEKEDALVPEFYELGFDLTPVSAAHGHNITGLIEEIRAKLPPIEREQEVQDKAPGLRLSLLGRPNVGKSSMINALVGENRLIVSPVAGTTRDSVDVTLEKDGKLYTFVDTAGVRKKRRIRDSLEQFSVLRALRSSKRAQVVLLVLDALEGVLAQDKKLLSFLDREKTPFIVVVNKIDLIPRSKLAQLKEYFRQELRFCSHAPIVYTSTISKAGLGSLLPLAENLWAECQKRVTTGLLNRLIKEATYRHQPPLIKGKRAKFYYMTQAGVCPPEFVFFVNNKELVKPTYVRYLERQIRKLFGLNMAPIRMYFRDKG, from the coding sequence GTGCTTCCTTTTGTAGTTATTGCTGGTCGTCCCAATGTGGGCAAGTCCACTCTTTTTAATCGTCTGATCGGTAAGAATAAGGCCCTGACTCACGATCGTCCAGGTGTTACCCGTGACCGCATCTATGGTGAGGTGCGCAGAGGAGGAACACCATTTGCTCTGGTCGATACGGGTGGTCTTATTCTGGATGCTGATGAGGGGATAGAAAAAGAAATTTTGGCCCAGGCCCAGGAGGCCATTGAGGCTGCCGACTTGGTTTTGTTGGTAGTGGATGGCCGGGAAGGGATAAATCCCCTGGATGAGCAACTGGCTGAAATGCTCAGGCAGAGCAACAAGCCCATCCATCTGGTGGTGAACAAGGTGGATGGGCTAGAAAAAGAAGATGCTCTGGTGCCTGAGTTTTATGAACTAGGATTTGACTTGACCCCGGTATCAGCAGCGCATGGACATAATATTACCGGGCTTATTGAGGAAATTCGAGCCAAATTGCCTCCAATAGAAAGGGAGCAGGAAGTTCAGGACAAAGCTCCTGGTCTTCGTCTAAGCTTACTTGGCCGCCCCAATGTGGGTAAGTCCTCCATGATTAATGCTTTAGTGGGAGAAAACAGGCTCATTGTCAGTCCCGTGGCCGGTACAACCAGGGACAGTGTTGATGTGACATTGGAAAAGGATGGAAAACTTTATACATTTGTGGACACTGCTGGGGTGCGCAAAAAGAGGCGAATTCGGGATAGTTTGGAACAGTTTAGTGTTTTGAGGGCTTTAAGGAGTAGCAAGAGGGCACAGGTGGTACTTTTGGTTCTGGATGCCCTGGAGGGAGTTCTGGCTCAGGATAAAAAGTTGCTTTCATTTCTGGATCGGGAGAAGACCCCGTTTATTGTGGTTGTAAATAAAATTGACCTCATCCCGCGGTCCAAGCTCGCTCAGCTTAAAGAATATTTCAGGCAGGAGCTTAGGTTTTGCAGTCACGCTCCTATAGTGTATACTTCCACAATTTCCAAGGCCGGTCTTGGGAGCCTACTGCCACTGGCCGAAAATCTGTGGGCTGAGTGCCAAAAAAGGGTAACTACCGGACTGTTGAACAGGTTAATCAAGGAGGCGACATACAGGCATCAGCCACCTTTGATTAAAGGCAAGCGGGCCAAATTTTATTATATGACACAGGCCGGGGTATGTCCTCCGGAGTTTGTTTTTTTTGTGAATAATAAAGAACTGGTAAAACCCACTTATGTCCGCTACCTGGAACGACAGATAAGAAAGCTTTTTGGTTTGAATATGGCGCCAATAAGGATGTATTTCAGGGATAAGGGGTAA
- a CDS encoding branched-chain amino acid transaminase, whose product MVQKADKIWFDGQLVPWDEANVHVLTHTLHYGVAVFEGIRCYKCTDGSSAVFRLKEHVDRFFDSAKAVEMNIPFTREEISAAILETLKVNRLEQGYIRPLAFIGDGAMGVHPGDNPIRVIIATWPWGAYLGEEALQKGIRIRTSSFTRHHVNVMMTKAKVAGNYVNSVLAKMEAVADGYDEALMLDVDGYVSEATGENIFIVKKSKLKTPPLGSILGGITRDTLITLARDMGYDVVEQRFTRDELYAADEAFFCGTAAEVTPIREVDRRVIGAGKAGPVTMLLQNEYFKIVHGENLKYAGWLTSYEL is encoded by the coding sequence ATGGTTCAAAAGGCCGATAAAATCTGGTTTGATGGCCAGCTAGTTCCTTGGGACGAAGCCAATGTGCATGTACTCACACATACCTTGCACTATGGCGTGGCTGTATTCGAAGGTATTCGCTGTTATAAGTGTACTGATGGTTCTTCTGCCGTTTTCCGTCTCAAAGAGCATGTGGATCGTTTTTTTGATTCGGCCAAGGCAGTGGAGATGAATATCCCGTTTACCCGGGAAGAAATTAGTGCGGCCATTCTAGAGACCTTAAAAGTGAACAGGCTGGAGCAAGGGTACATTCGTCCTTTGGCTTTCATTGGTGACGGGGCCATGGGAGTGCATCCAGGTGACAATCCTATAAGGGTGATAATTGCCACTTGGCCATGGGGAGCCTACCTGGGAGAGGAAGCTCTGCAAAAAGGCATTCGAATAAGAACCTCCAGTTTTACCAGGCACCATGTCAATGTCATGATGACCAAGGCTAAGGTAGCGGGCAATTATGTTAATTCTGTGCTGGCAAAAATGGAGGCTGTAGCTGATGGATACGACGAAGCCCTGATGCTGGATGTGGATGGATATGTCTCCGAAGCCACGGGCGAAAATATTTTTATCGTCAAAAAGAGTAAGCTAAAAACTCCGCCTCTTGGCTCTATTCTGGGTGGAATTACCAGAGACACCTTGATCACTCTGGCCAGGGACATGGGTTATGATGTTGTTGAACAAAGATTTACCCGTGATGAGCTTTATGCTGCCGATGAGGCCTTTTTCTGTGGTACGGCTGCAGAAGTGACACCTATTCGGGAAGTGGATCGCCGTGTGATAGGAGCTGGCAAGGCCGGGCCGGTGACTATGCTCTTGCAGAACGAATACTTTAAGATTGTTCATGGTGAAAATCTCAAATACGCTGGTTGGTTAACTTCTTATGAGCTTTAG